ACTTTTACTGCGAACAATCTTGATTTTTCTGAAGATGTAAGGCATATGAGAGACTTGGGATTTGATAAAATCTCCGTAGAGCCTGTGGTTGCAAGCCCAGAAGAAAAATACGCCTTGCTTGAAGAACATCTTGAAATATTAAAAAATGAATACGAAAAGCTTGCCAGACTTTATTTGGAATCCCAAAAAGATGACAGCAAGAAATTCCAATTTTTCCACTTTAACATTGAACTTGATGGAGGCCCGTGCATATACAAGAGATCTATAGGCTGCGGAGCAGGAACGGAATATGTTGCCGTAACGCCTGCAGGGGAATTTTATCCGTGCCATCAGTTTGTCGGCCAGGAGGAATTCATTATAGGAAATGTTGATGAAGGAATAGTAAACGAGCCGGTTGTAAGCAAATTCAAAAATGTATCTGTAAATGACAAGCCTGTATGCAAAGATTGCTGGGCAAAGTATTACTGCAGCGGAGGATGTCATGCAAATGCATACAATTTTAACCATAATTTTGATGTTCCTTACAATGTTGGATGCGAGCTTGAGAAAAAAAGAATTGAGTGCTCAATATATATAAAAGCGAAATTAAGTGAATAATTTATTGTAATATTATGCTTAATTGTAAAAAATAGTGGTAAATATATACTAGACTATAGTATAATATATTTTGATATCTACATATGATTACAAGAGAGGAGTGTTACTATGCAGGTTGGTTTTATAGTTATATTGATAATAGCAATTTTTGTTGCTATATTTGCTATTCAGAACGGCACACCGGTTCCTGTTGATTTGTTTCTTGCCAGATTTGAAATGCCTTTGGCTGTTGTTATGATGATTTGTATAATTATAGGAGCTGTACTTGTTTTGATTCTCGGAACAACTAGACAGTTTAAAAAAAGATCTGAGTCAAAAGAGATGAAGAATAAATTAAAAACACTTGAAAACGACAAAGTACTGGCAGACAGCAATATTAAAGCAATGGAAGAAGAAACGAATAAGCTGAAAGAAAACGGAAGCGCATTAGAAGCAAAAATCTCCGAACTGGAGCAGAAAAACAAGGCTCAGGCAGATACAATCGCAAAGTTAAACAATGAATTGGATTCTCTAAAAACTGAATCAAACGAATCGATTGTAACCGATACTAAAGATGAAGGTGCCAAAATTACTGACAACGATGAAAAAAGTGAAGCTCAAAGTTAAAGAGTATGACAGAGGATATATTAAAGATGTAAGCAGAAAATTTAATCTTTCAAAAATATCCTCAAGGATACTTTTAAACAGAAATATAACAGAATATAATGAAATAGAGGAATTTCTTAATCCGGATTTCAAATACTTTGAAAATGCTAAGAATTATAAAGATTTACAAAGAGGATGTTCAAGAGTTCTTGAAGCAATTGATAAGAATCAGAAAATAATCATATATGGAGATTATGATGTAGACGGTGTGACCTCCATAAGTCAATTCATATT
Above is a window of Sedimentibacter sp. MB35-C1 DNA encoding:
- a CDS encoding LapA family protein — encoded protein: MQVGFIVILIIAIFVAIFAIQNGTPVPVDLFLARFEMPLAVVMMICIIIGAVLVLILGTTRQFKKRSESKEMKNKLKTLENDKVLADSNIKAMEEETNKLKENGSALEAKISELEQKNKAQADTIAKLNNELDSLKTESNESIVTDTKDEGAKITDNDEKSEAQS